In the genome of Cryptomeria japonica chromosome 8, Sugi_1.0, whole genome shotgun sequence, one region contains:
- the LOC131066854 gene encoding polygalacturonase At1g48100-like translates to MAKLQTTDALLSSRCLFLVFALVCLLSSVRDCNAARVLSSSEPPSQSFANDSSSDDCDQIFNVQYYGAVGDGVTDDTEAFQLAWQAACEVESAVVEVPQGYSFMIQSTIFSGPCKGGLSFQVDGVLLAPDGPDCWNENSSKLNWIVFYKLQNFTLQGKGLIDGNGQKWWDLPCKPHKGPNGTTLPGPCESPTAIKFFDSSNVTLRDLRIRNSPQMHLRFDYSKSVVIDNIIINTPALSPNTDGIHVSGSQSVGIYNSAISTGDDCISIVSGAANVDIRNVTCGPSHGISIGGLGNHNSQGCVCNISVSDVVILNSDNGLRIKTWQGGLGSVSGVTFDNVYVENVRNPIIIDQFYCFSKGCHNATMAVYVSDIAYRGIRGTYDVKSPAMHFACSDTIPCTNITLANIELLPAQGQMIENPFCWNAYGSTQTLIIPPLECLQEGKPHSTIQGNIDSCSY, encoded by the exons ATGGCTAAACTCCAGACAACGGATGCTCTGCTTTCTTCAAGATGTCTCTTTTTGGTATTCGCTTTGGTTTGCCTGCTTTCTTCAGTTAGAGATTGCAATGCAGCTAGAGTTTTGAGTTCTAGTGAACCTCCGTCTCAAAGTTTTGCCAATGATTCTTCTTCTGATGATTGTGATCAAATTTTTAATGTGCAATACTATGGTGCTGTTGGAGATGGAGTCACAGATGATACAGAG GCATTTCAATTGGCGTGGCAAGCAGCGTGTGAAGTTGAATCAGCAGTCGTTGAGGTTCCTCAAGGCTACTCTTTCATGATACAATCTACCATTTTCTCTGGGCCCTGCAAAGGTGGTCTTAGTTTTCAG GTGGATGGTGTTCTGCTTGCCCCTGATGGCCCTGATTGCTGGAATGAGAATTCTAGTAAACTGAATTGGATTGTGTTTTACAAGTTACAAAATTTCACTCTTCAAGGAAAGGGCCTCATTGATGGGAATGGACAGAAGTGGTGGGATCTTCCATGCAAGCCACACAAA GGACCAAACGGGACAACATTGCCTGGGCCATGCGAAAGTCCCACA GCCATAAAATTCTTCGACAGCAGCAACGTGACTCTAAGAGACCTGAGGATCAGAAACAGTCCACAGATGCACTTGAGGTTCGATTACAGCAAATCAGTTGTCATCGACAATATAATCATCAACACTCCTGCATTGAGTCCCAACACTGATGGCATACACGTCTCGGGCAGTCAGTCTGTTGGAATATACAACTCAGCCATTTCCACTG GTGATGACTGCATATCAATTGTTTCTGGTGCAGCCAACGTTGACATACGAAATGTGACATGTGGGCCAAGTCACGGGATCAG CATTGGAGGACTGGGGAATCACAATTCACAAGGGTGTGTCTGCAACATAAGTGTCAGCGACGTCGTCATTCTGAACTCAGACAATGGCCTTCGAATCAAGACATGGCAG GGCGGGCTTGGATCGGTCTCTGGAGTGACCTTCGACAACGTGTACGTGGAGAATGTGAGAAATCCGATCATAATCGATCAGTTTTACTGCTTTAGCAAGGGATGTCACAATGCGACAATGGCAGTGTACGTATCTGATATTGCCTACAGAGGCATTCGTGGAACTTATGACGTGAAGAGCCCCGCCATGCACTTTGCATGCAGCGACACCATTCCTTGTACGAATATTACTCTGGCAAATATAGAACTTCTTCCGGCTCAGGGCCAGATGATTGAGAATCCCTTTTGCTGGAATGCTTATGGATCTACTCAGACTCTCATTATTCCTCCTCTGGAATGCTTGCAGGAGGGCAAGCCTCATTCTACAATTCAGGGCAATATAGACAGTTGCTCATATTGA